A segment of the Amblyomma americanum isolate KBUSLIRL-KWMA chromosome 6, ASM5285725v1, whole genome shotgun sequence genome:
ACACAAACTATACAGGCATTCTGGTGGAGCTTTCTGGGAAGTCCAATAATCGAAAAATGTGTTGTTGCAAGTCTATAGCACAATGTCTTCTTCTGCTTGTATTGTCTTGTCTTGTTGTTGCACTGCAGTTTGTCCAATGTGGCCTGCCAACAAAGCTGTCGGGAGTCATCAGATTGAAATCCTCGAGGCCCGCATTGACGACAGTGAAAATAGATCCGTCGTAATAACCGTCAGAATAATTTTATGGAATTCCCGATTCTAACCCATCCGATACATTTGCGGACTCTGAGGGAGAAGTCATTCGTTGCTGGGCTCAACACTTGAGTTTAACCATTCATCCTGAGGAAATAGAACACACCCACCGACTCGGCTGTCATGAACCCAACCGCACTCGTCCAATAATAGTCAAATTTAGTTGATACAAAATCAAGCACAGGATACTTCCTATAGGCCGCAAATTTAAAGGAATGAATTTCTGCATCGGCGAAGACTTCTTCCACAGAGTTCGTAAAGTCCGCAAGCAGCTAGTCACCTCTACTAAAGCTAACCTTGCATATCGGTCCCAGGCACTAAGTTTTTGATCAGACCTCGCAAACAGTGAAAGAAATAACAATAGCTACACCACAATCAGATTAGCAATCATCTCTTTGCAAGCAAGTGAAAACCTGCACCAAAAATGTTCCCCTGCCCGCTGTGTTCACCAAGATACGTAGTTTCCTTTGCAAGTGCGCATTTATTTCTAATGTCGCAGCAATCTACTGATACTAAGCGAAACCTGGTTGGATGGCGCCGTCACAGACGGCGAAGTACTAACTGACTTCCCATACTTCCAAGCCTTTCGGAAAGACCGCAAGGACTCACGAGGAGGGGGAGGACTCATAGCGGTAAGCCAGCAGTTATCATGTTCGATAATTGACAACTCACCCGATCTCAAAATTTTATAGCTCCACTGCCATGCTGTACCACACACGATTTTACTTGGTGTCTGTTATAGGGCTCCGCAAAACTGTCGTGATTTTTACTGTCAGCTTAATAATCCCATTAGGAAACTTATCACGAAAGACCCTGACGCacacatcttcctgtttggcgaCTTTAATTTTCCTTATATTGATTGGCAGAACCAGCCCGCAGCAACAATTAACAATGGCGAAGCAAGAAATTCTAGCAAGAATTTCTAGATTTCCGCTACAATTTTAACCTCACTCAAGTAATATCGACACCTACGCGCGTAATGCAAAGCTGTGCGAACATATTACTTCTATTACTAATTGCCCAGATAGCGTTCAGCCCATTACGTACCTCCCTGAAATTAGTGACCACAAATCCATTCATGTCAACATCATCCTTAAAGCAATTAGGCAcccaaaatacaataaaacaatccatccttacaacaaaggtaattatgaTATGCTGAATGCCGAACTGCCAGTgtttttcgaatgtttttcgTCAAGTTCTTATTCACGAAGTAGGTATTCATGAGAACTGGCTAGTATTTAAGAATAAACTAGACGCCCTGGTAAATGCATTCATTCCCCAAGTAAATTTTCGCGCTGATCCACACAAACCATGATTTATTATGACTCCTAAAAGGttggaaaacaaaaagaagcatCTGTTCTGCTTGGCAAGACCTCATGGAACGCACAGCGCATGGGCGAAGTGTCGCACTGCAGAAAAATCATAtgaaactgctattcatgatgcCAAGCACAACTCTTTTCAtcaagaccttcctaatatgctCACTGATAGCCCTAGGAAGTTCTGGCAAGCCGTTAACCCTCATCATGAGCACGTGATCACCCTCAAAGATGAATCGGGCGCAGCTATCACCGAATCTGAGTGCACTACTTTATTCAACCCAGCATTCTCATCAgtctttactaatgaaaccgaaacaCAACTTCCTACGCCTAATTTACTCTTAGAGCATGCTACGCCAGCagtcgcattttcctcactgggtattgTGTCCTTAATTAAAGATTTGATAATTTCGTCTTCATCAGGTGTAGACAATATTAAACTGAAACTTCTAAAGAATGCTCGTGATATTTGTGacgagttcttatgcttactttttacACAGTCACTCTAATGAGGACAACTGCCGGACGActggaaaactggaaaggtcgttccagtctataAATCAGATAACAAAGGCTCGCCGTTAAATTACTAACCCATTTCCCTTACTAGCGTACCCTGCAAAATCAatgaacacgtcatctatacacATATCGTAAACTTCTTTGACTTGAACAATTTTTAAATTCGTCACAACACGATTTTCGAAAAGGTCTTTCTTGTGAAACGTAGCTAGCTCTATTTattcatgatttacatgctaaCCTTGATTCTAACCTAGAGACCAATtccattttcctggattttgcaatagcatttgacaaggtaccttaTAAACGTTTAATCCTAAATCTTTCCCACTTGAACTTGCCCCCCCGACATTGTAAAGTGGGTAGAAGAATTTCTGACTAATCACTCACAATTCGTCGTCgttaacaatcaaaattccaatccgctaccagtaacatcaggcgtccctcaaggttctgtactaggcccgcttctattcctaatttatattaatgacttaccgactaatgtgtgctctaatattcgaatgttcgctgacgactgcgttgtttATCGCATAGTTACTAATGCGTCCTATCTAGCATACCTTAAAGATGACCTAAACTGCATACAAGAATGGTGTgaccgttggctaatggaacttaaccctcataaatgtaaacgtttgtccttccaccgccgccgtaacctGCTTAATTTTCCATACATAACTGCTAACGTTCCTTTGCAGTCCGTTTCATCAcataaatacttaggcgtcacgCCCTGTAATAACTTTTCATGGGCTACACGCGTTACATTATTTCCTCTCCTAATAAAACGCTCGGGTTtttacgacgtcatcttcgccacgccctACAAAAGGTAAAATTCCTAGCATACAAGTCTCTTGTCAGCTCAAAATTAAAATATGCATCGCCAATTTGGAtccctcatcaagtttaccttatcaatgcgctcgagtcacctcaaaacagagcagccagattcattcattcattctattCATACGACACCAGTGTgacatctttaaaagcggaatccagtttagtGCTCTTTTCACTTCGTTGTCATATTTATAGCCTCTGCCTATTCCATAAATTTTTCCTACTCCGCTGCGCTGTGCTCCCTACATTGCTCCCCCAGCTGGCATATTTCACCACATTCGTCATCCCTTCCAAGtgtttcgcccacgtgcccgtactgttacctgtgccgcttcttttttttcaccgtgtttctgtagactggaatgaccttgCCAACGACATCGCTACCATCACATGCCTATCCATGAAGCTGTTACTGACAttttttcaacataacacttgttcaaTTGACTTTTTTGTACCCaacccttatgtaatacccttcGGGGTCTTTAGgtatgaaaatgaaatgaaatgaaaaacagcaCTCAGTACTTCACCAGCACAGGCATTGCCCAAGAGCAAAATAGCACTTATGTCTTTCAAACTCGCGGCCATTGCTTTCATGCATGCTTTTGTAACAGACCACAATTGAGTGCCCCAGCTGAAGAGCCACAAAAGAACAGAAAATTGGGCTAGTTGTACGGCAGTATACGTCATGAGCAGTACCAGCACAAAAGGAACAGggacaacagaaaagaaaaaatgaacaagATGTTAACACACACctaaaagaacacaaaaattccTTATCCGATTCTGGTAATTCCCACCCACTGTAAAAGTTGTAAAGGGTGTTCTTGCAGCTCAAAAATATGACCATCCTGTCCAGACATCAAAGTCAGGTGGgaagagaaatcattgaagctttCCACATAGTAAAAAATAATGTACCTACCGCCCTAGGACAAGAAGAAATGCGGATAGCATGCGACTTCAAAGCTTTTTCCCTGTTTGTGCTTTTTTTCTCACTTGTTTGGTGTTCTCTCCTTGTAACGCATATAAATTTTCATTCTGTTAATGAAACCTTCAGTTGCATTGCAAAACAGTGCTCGTTTTGTCCACTGTGTCTTCCACCACAAGCTTGCAGTGTAGGGCAGCCGGAGAAGCTGCGTCCCATGAGGGGGGCCTACCTTGCCTGCCGCAACGAGTTCTCGCTGGGCGGCCGAGGCTGCCCGAACTAGGGCCGATGTGGCAGCCGTGATGGATTTGGCCGCTTCCAGGATCATCTCATCAAAGTTGAGGTTCTCATCGGCTTCCTGAAAGCGCAGGAAAAGAGAGTATTAGCATGAAACATTCAGGCACCAGTCATGCTGATGTCAGTGCCACCCCACGGGGGTTTCTGAATAATGACTGCTCTTGCCGCGAGAGCAGTCTCAGCTGGTCATGGGCCCCAGGGCTGCATTATGGCTACACAAGGCCTGAGCTATGACAGCCTCAGCACTTCGCACAAATTTCCACTGTTCTATGCAGAGCAGCATCAGTGACAGTGGCCTGGCATGGTgctgtgaaaaaaatatttatgcccttCATGCTACGCTGTGTAAGCTGGGGTAACGCTAGCAGTTGCCCCTTTCACTTCTTTAAAGCGACTGCACTCCCCTTCCGCCGACAACTGCTCATGCAGATAAAAAGTCGTGAGATCATGAAATCCACAAAGCCTTGCCAATTCCAGAGAAGAATGTTGTGCctacaagatattaaaaaaaagagaaagtggcGGACAATGATATACAATTTTTTATTACCCTGCGTTCGGCTGCTTGCTTCATGGCtggtacaatttttttctttcttcagtttCGTGAAAAGTGTAACAGTGGGGTTTTATTGTATACTCGTGTAGACACAACAAGCAACAGTAAAAAAAGACATACAAGCAAAAGTACAAGTCACAAGCTGCCTGGTGGACCACAGAGCTGAGCATCAACGCTCGACAATGCAAGGCAGATGTTCAGCAGCACTGCCAACACGGTGGCAAGAGAGGCAGGCGCTGGTTGTCAGGCACCCTCTGTGGGCATATGTCTGACTCCTGGTTGATTCATGGGCACAACCAAGAATATCAAACATATCTCACAGCTGGGCCCCTCTTCTTCTTTGACGCTGCATCCACAGCTGCAGCAACTCATCAATCTTGTGCACTGCAAGCTATGCTGCATCTCACACTTGGCATGCAACAAAGTCAAAACTGCGCAGATAGTTCCCCCCCAAAACCATTCTGCTCCACCGTGTATCACACCTATCCTACACCGTGCTAGACATGGCAAAAGATGCTTGCTTTGTCAAGGCAGCCGAGCATTTGGGCATGAATGTAGCCAGTACAAACCAGAGTGCTCGCCTTGGCTTGCAAAGTGTGTATCGACGCTGAGCAGATTTACACAGCTGATGACCGCACCCACCTTGACACTCCTGCGTGGCTGCAGGTTAGCAAGCTTCCGGGCGGCCGCTTCAATGGACGATGCAGCGCCAAGCAGCTCAGTCTCGGCAATCACCGTCGGGTCATTGGGGTCAGCCCAGTCGGTACCTGCAGTGATTGTGGGCTACTGAGCACCAGCTGCACTTCCTTCGGAACACTCCCATCACTACAGCAGGACACAAGCGAAAAAAAGTCTGCACAGACTCGTAAGACTGCTTATGCGTGGGAAGGCGTAAGCCTGCCTGCTCATTTTGTGAGCACAGTCGCCACACGCTGCGGCGTGCTGTAACCCATGCCGCTGGCAATTTTACCTCTGCATGCATGGCTCTACGTAGCCGCCGCCGCAATGCCCCTCGTGGTCagcgcgctaacttcgtgaaggcagtcgccgccatACCGCAGCCCGTGCTCTGCCTGAAGGCTACGGAGCAATAGCTAATGGTTTAcatcccatatatgcagaagtgaCCTTTCTCTACTGAACATTCATCGATCACTGGGAATACTCATACCACTATGCCCTGGGATGGGATGGGAGGacaagtgctgccaccggtgcgacTTCTGTAATCCACGTTGTACTGACCAATCATTCGTTTATTTAccaggttgcatgaggacgccaATCTTTTATGGCTACTATCAAGTGTCATCAcacggagagagagagacgggTCTTCGCTCAAcggggcaagtaaggcttacaCCTAAGAAAAAATAGCACCGGTAACAATGAGCCACAGGTATTACTCCACTGATCAATCACAACATAGAacaaacaagccagaggcatcaaaattcttgagtcTATAATTTTGTTtcctgattagcttcttgtttggGTAGTAAGGAAAGCTTTACCATTGGTCTACTTTTTGTCATTAAGCaattctgttcggtggccctgactgtgggcggagcttcagtaAGACATATTCGACAACAGATCTTGTGCCTCACCTGCCAAGCAGCAGCGTGCTTGCCATGAGCACACGGAATCTGCTTGTCATGTATTGCAACAGATCAATGAGGAAGCCATACCTGTGCTTATGTGCagtgttgggttttatggaagcacaagcaactatggctatcatgcacCAAATGCAGGGCTCAATGCAGCAAAATCATAATGGTATGAATTAGATATGCCAATACCAAATTATTGGCTGTCAAGCAAATATATATAATGCAAATGGGCTGCAAATCCAACTTTTTCGAATAATCGCAAGTATCTGTACATGTAGTGCAAATGAAAGACAAAAAAGCTTTTTCATGAGACACAGCTACGCAAAGAAAAAGAGGTATTGCAAACAAATTTTGCCTTCATCCATCATTAGCATAATTTCTATACCTCTTAAGCCTATCAGGCATTAAATAAAGAAGGGAGGAATCGTGTTCTAGTAGTAATATTAGTGAAAGCTCGTTAACTCTTTTGTTACCACGGGCAAGATGACTGTTTTGATAGGTTTCAGACATAATTTTTGCCTTTAGAGTATATGAGGTGTAAAAAAGCACAATATGCATGACAATGATGGGAAAAGAATATGCTTTCTGCAAACGTTTATTTCAATACAAATACTTAGTTTGAATACTGCAAAAAAATTGGCAAACatacaaaaaagttgaaaattaataaaaaaaattgtattgacaaGACAGTATCTCTTGGAGGAACaatatataaaaatattttgGAATGTACAAAATGTTTCAAATTTGTTTATAAACTAGCCACTAAAGTCTGAAATTATAACTGAAAAACTTTTTCAGCTGAAAATTTTTTCCTGACACTACAGGAAAAAAGGCTATTTTGAGACTGTTTGTGATATATAATCTTTTCACTTAGAGCAAAAATTTTCAAAGTAAAATGTAATGTATAAAAATATAGCTTGATAAATGCACTTTTCAAAATTATTAGTTTGACCTTAGAAAGTTTATGAAGAAGCcaaaaaaatgcagaaacacAAAAAGTATACCCACCATACGATTTGTGACAATGTATtcatatgaaaataaaaaaagtaatacAATGAAGCCTCATTATAGTGAATAGGTAAAAAAAAGTGTAAAATAGTTCAATACCGCCAAAATTAGTAATACAAAATTTTGCCAAAATCTGGGGAAGTAAAATTTAATCAGAGAAAGAATGGCAAATGGGAAAGACCATTTTTGTAGCTTCAGCATTGCTTCAAAACCGCTCACCGcgattgtggaaggtgcaaaaaATCTGAGCAGCAAATGTCGCTATGGTATGGTTAGTTTCCGCACAAAGCACCGCAGCAGGCAGCAGTGGAAAGTGAAACGTCAGCTAGGGTGGCTTGTTCGCATTACAGAACTGTTACATAACAAATCGGACGCCAGGAAGAAAGCAATTGCCATTTTCACCACTGTGACACTCAACATGAGCAAAGGATGGCTGCTGCAAAGCTACAACCACCGCCCATGTTGCTCATTACAATGCACTGCCTACGGGCGCTGACCATCTGGCTACCAGCTGTTCTCGCCACTATACCTTGCCAATGGCTTCAGTAGCTGAGGCAGTAAAAATCGCTTTAAAAAGAAAGCTTGCTGTGCTAGCTTGTGTTGTTGAGCGATGGGTGATGCAACCAGCGACGAGATACAGCGAATCAGATGCATCGCAGCATCTCCAGCACTCCGAATCCAAaaccacgtggtcgtgtgggaaACCACGACTTCCACAAAACGAACAACTTCGAGTACTCGCTGATGTTTGCTGTGCATCTCTGTCTTGCTTTTCCAGTGCCACTTGCGTCACATTCCGCATGACTGGTTGCAGCTATAGCGGTCAAATTATACGAAGTGACACAAAGTAGCGATTCAGGAATGTTGTCTATCTGCGGTAATTACTGCATCAAAACGCTTCAAGATAAGCTTGAAACGTCGTTGCTCCTGTGTTATTGAAACAGGATATTGCCATAAAGCATGCTCATTATACTTCATTGCGAAAGTTGTTTGTAGCACTATGAAAGGTAGAGCTCTCTTGTCTAAtcagggccaaggaagacaacaaaaaatTACAGAATTGCACCCAAGTCTGCTCATGAGCACAAAttcaaaagcctttccctgtcctctttttgcattcatttttcattttcttttatttccttcaatttttgtttttctctatTATTTaccttatttgtttatttctggTTTTTCTATTTCATTCCACACATGctgcttaagaactgttgcttaatcaacttttacatttttgttttatttatcacAGAACTTGTGACTGACAGTTCATGCGGACACCTGTCTACAACTTCCGTacatgccactcatgagccaagaaaggcttttgccttaataatTCCTGAAATATCTGAGCAGTGCAAAGATGAAAAGGTAGTTCAAGATGGAATTTTGAAAGTACATTGAGCCTTTCATTCACTGCTTAAACCAGCAGAGAAAGCCCGCACGAGCACAGCACATGGAGGCCTGCTGCGAAGAGGTGCGCTGCCATGCATGGCATCCACCGAGTCAGCCTAGTCTCTGGCACACAGCAGCTGGACATTAGTGCTCTTTCCTCTGTGTCCAGCTGCTGTGTGCCGGAGACTAGCCGGACTCGGTGGATGCCATGCATGCTTACGAATGGCAGTGCACCTCTTCGCAGCAGGCCTCCATGTGCTGTGCTCGTGCGGGCTTTCTCTGCTGGTTTAAGCAGTGAATGAAAGGCTCAATGTAATTTATGGAGTCACCAGCCGTGGGGCAAAAGGCATGGAGGAAGAGGTCTTGCAGCTGATCGGCTCAGATGGCTAAACCCTTCACACCATTGCAAATGACTTGCAAGATAAAAGTACGGTTTGGTAGTCTGCCGCTCACGGTCAGAAGGCTAGAAAATCAGGCAACGTACATGGGGCTGTCCTGGTGACTCTAGCTTTTCAACCTAAATGGCCGTGCAATCTCTGTGACTTGCAAGTATGAATTTCAGAGTCACGGAGGTTGTGCGACCATTTAGGTTGAAAAGTGGCAGTTGTAGGACAGCCACATGCTGCTTGGTTCTCCAGCCTCGCAACCATACTCGTTGGCGGTTGTATGCCCTTCACGATTCCAATGTGGCCCTCTGCAGAGCAAGTTTGGATGCGCTCAATGCCGCCTGTCTCTTCTTCAGATTTGAAGGTGAATAGCCTTAATTCCGATAAGTGCGGGCTTTAGAACAGAAGGTGTTGACCActggcttcaagaaaaaaaaaaaaagcagatgatGACAGAATATTTTAGAACAATGAGATTGGGTAATCTACCTACCTGACTGCTTCCAGATCGCAGTGTACCGCATATTCTGTTCACTTTCATTAGTCCGAACTAGAATTAATTTGAACTGTGAAGGTGTCCCTGTGGGGTtggaattaatgagcttttactctAGTATACCTTATATCGTAGACTAACGCGTTGTGCACATTTCTTTGGATAACAATTGCATTCAGTGAAAAAAGTTAATATTACAGTCTGACTCAATGCTCATGTGACAAAAGAGCTTACTGAATGCTGTCATAAAGCACTGTAAGGTGGCTAGTCGAATTACTGAAGGAGTGATGTCAACGGTCAAAGTGAACAGCACGAAAAACATATATCATAAACATGTGATACATGTACGAACAAGcattaccaactcgcccgcctGGCTATTGTGATGTCAACGGTAGATTATTGAAGGGGCAAGGCACAGGTCAGTGCTGGCAAAACGCAACAAGACGGCTCCTGAAACGGTCACAAGCAGCAACCGCAGCTACAGCATGAGCGGGGCCATTTCCCTTTCATGCTCCCTCGCGACACCTGAAGacatggaggaaagaaggaaaagaggagaggctgctacgtcacattttttgaagccggaagcgagggctccgccatgacacttggccgttttctcagccaatggcatgcgagcgccgcgaagatcaacgcgagcggcgcgagcagacgatttcgcgccgcgccaggctgtcggcagctgtcagacacggcggaaagtgagacttctgctcccattgacaacaaagacgctgtgatgcccagctgctgcgttcctgggtgtcggtcgcgcacgccaggacaagaaccgggtgtcactttccacacgtaagtatactgcattttgttttcgtatttaattgactgcgtaatgagtaaaacgcatgctcgcagaacataacgcacgacacggcgtgaacgtggtattcgtaccgccccggccttattggtggctctttgtccgagtgcagtgaatagtatggttttcaaacaggtttccgaaagatccagagcaaaggaggcagtggactgaggccgttagaccaggccaaagagactgggagccagcaaaatggccctgcgtatgttcaaaacatttcctgcccgagcacttcgatcggatgtcgccgctcgtagttcgtatacgtgcggatgccgtcccccttcaggtgaggaaccaccttctatggacctccttcaccccgcgacgtcacgaagatgcagtggcgctgatgttagcagcgactttcgcatggtaggcaaaacaggttccgcttgccgtGCCTACcgtagctgccgcagctaccggcggctgcttcaagcctgtgcactgcagaagcagcatgtattgaccagctgcgtcacggcTGGATcagcgtagtagcataaaaaatattaaattagcctcgataggtttctcgtgcataaatgccgcattcggaaactggctaacaggcattgggccatggtagtaaagcgcgaagtctgggagtcgataagcactgccactcaatgcacttaatagcatgcaagctACTGCGTTCATTAACCTGAACTTCAGTACAGTatgctgataattgctcaaggaaaaaaaagacatatgcagctgcacacgtacttatcaccttgagccggagtgcacggggcgccgactaggttcactcgcccccaaggaatgcgttttttttttgttaatagcacaccatgttttaatggcgcgttttatgacatttaatattcacttgaaactgtttcttgatatgacgacgtaattatttcattcgagtagaaagaagtctggtaagttgtgtcaatcttgcgcggtcgcgttggtgtgcttagaatagcgtacagtgctaaacgccatatgctttttcactgcatcatgcatgtttcatgaggtagtacatgatcgcgaagcttgtttggaaagaagcagccgcaggcgtgctactaacagacacgtggcgagatcaattgagaggggacgcggcaatgaaaagtgttttcgttattcatgcatgcgatatgtaactaaacttggtgcaaatgtgaaattcctacgctagtttcagtaattctttttatttatagctatacctggtgcagttctgggtaattataattaacaccgtcgtcaagtcccccccaaggtctcaaataattgagtagatagtgcgcagtttttttatgccagcatgtacataaagccctgttctgtacaatgacgcgattagttctttttctatatgatcagtacttatgcatgcatagttacatgaaaacgtttcttacaggaaataactaacacagtacttgctgcacgtgtagggaaaaaaaatcgagagatttattacgctcctcaacgtctcaggaatagtttgcgacaaatggaatcatttgattttcatgcgaattatg
Coding sequences within it:
- the LOC144094175 gene encoding uncharacterized protein LOC144094175, with the translated sequence MTLGRFLSQWHASAAKINASGASRRFRAAPGCRQLSDTAESETSAPIDNKDAVMPSCCVPGCRSRTPGQEPGVTFHTFPKDPEQRRQWTEAVRPGQRDWEPAKWPCVCSKHFLPEHFDRMSPLVVRIRADAVPLQQEPLSQQPGDGTAVAATAQHGAQQALTQSRTSPASPLQQAPMDVAESQETLAGPS